Proteins encoded by one window of Prosthecobacter debontii:
- a CDS encoding DUF6797 domain-containing protein — protein sequence MRFTLAACLFVSFLPAFAQQKAKKVSAPPQAPAIPANTPWGDYFEKDFPFFSSVLDCRDLGEGFPKDNLTPRGLILNLGHNYWACFDTDLLRISAIWQGEEGKPHVTPDALAPGSYHIAGQKTKDGQEYLPKPIGKVLLTNGIYPGWQIGDKPSFTDPREPSESPEEVGRGSLPPAMGRFLGVELDTDHKPVVLIEVDGATIRQRFEVTVNDDKGSFLTSGTITAHPQKLWFVPPGKALSANPKGQFIVRNQPLVFYSPQGEMVLPFDPQAKNTVRKEPHFKLSFELGLVTAKGSAASSRTDWKAAISTQGILSQSPDAYVVDEIPLPVPNPWKRNVRLADLAFLNDQGDAAAVTFDGDVWLVSGLKGDLEKVTWKRFASGLHEPMSIVSRQGEIFVFDRNGIIKLVDTNGDQEADRYETFCNLFAQTAETREFPNSMKLGPDGSFYLSKGGQEGTTYGKHNGTVLKVAPDGKSFEVIGHGLRQPFIGVNPKTGLVTASDQQGNYVPSTPIHIIEKNQFYGHLPTIAPEEQYKEPIAEPLVWIPHPVNPSGATQTWLMDAKMGPVNGELIHVGYNRPELFRVLMNTRFQRPQAAVMSFSRDFDFGPLNATVNPADGQLYVMGFQVWGTTAKKLSGLVRLRYTDKPRVLLKEVTPTDKGLLLHFNAKLNEKLATDPANYSAERWNYKRTHDYGSPHLKLDGSTGQEWITPSSAYLSQDGMSVLVGIADMKAGVHQMRIGWGLESADGLKAANTAYFSPWELATFDPVKEGFGNITVDLTPRKTETVALAKPTVEEGAKLYQMIGCMACHSIDGSTVGKVGPSWKGIYGTERILGKGGKSVIADEAYLRESIVNPSAKVVKGFEKFDTGMPIYAGILNDSQIDSLVLYIKSLK from the coding sequence ATGCGTTTCACCCTCGCCGCGTGCCTTTTTGTCAGTTTCCTCCCCGCCTTTGCTCAACAAAAGGCCAAAAAAGTTTCTGCCCCCCCTCAAGCACCTGCCATTCCTGCTAACACCCCCTGGGGTGACTACTTCGAGAAGGATTTCCCCTTTTTCAGCAGCGTACTGGATTGCCGTGACCTCGGTGAAGGTTTCCCCAAGGACAATCTCACCCCCCGGGGTCTGATTCTCAATCTTGGCCACAATTACTGGGCCTGCTTTGACACCGACCTCCTGCGCATTTCGGCCATCTGGCAGGGTGAGGAAGGCAAACCGCACGTCACTCCCGATGCCCTCGCCCCTGGTTCCTACCACATCGCTGGGCAAAAAACCAAGGACGGCCAAGAATACCTGCCCAAGCCCATTGGTAAGGTCCTGCTCACCAACGGCATCTATCCCGGCTGGCAGATCGGCGACAAGCCCAGCTTCACCGATCCCCGTGAACCGAGCGAGAGCCCGGAGGAAGTGGGACGGGGGAGTTTGCCGCCAGCAATGGGGAGATTCCTGGGCGTTGAACTGGATACCGACCACAAACCTGTTGTTCTCATCGAAGTGGACGGTGCCACGATCAGGCAGCGATTTGAGGTGACGGTCAATGACGACAAAGGATCCTTCCTAACTTCGGGCACGATCACGGCCCACCCCCAGAAGCTTTGGTTTGTGCCACCAGGCAAGGCTTTATCGGCCAATCCAAAAGGGCAGTTTATTGTCCGCAACCAACCCCTCGTTTTCTACAGCCCGCAGGGTGAAATGGTGCTTCCTTTTGACCCACAAGCAAAGAACACTGTCCGCAAGGAGCCCCACTTTAAATTAAGCTTCGAGCTCGGGCTCGTAACGGCCAAAGGATCAGCAGCGTCAAGCAGGACGGACTGGAAAGCGGCAATCTCCACCCAGGGCATCCTCTCCCAATCCCCCGACGCCTACGTGGTGGATGAGATTCCCCTGCCCGTCCCGAATCCTTGGAAGCGCAATGTGCGTCTCGCCGATCTCGCGTTCCTCAACGACCAGGGCGATGCCGCCGCGGTCACCTTCGATGGCGATGTCTGGTTGGTGTCCGGATTGAAAGGCGATCTGGAAAAAGTCACCTGGAAACGCTTCGCTTCCGGTTTGCACGAGCCCATGAGCATCGTCTCTCGTCAGGGGGAGATCTTCGTGTTTGATCGCAATGGCATCATCAAGCTGGTGGACACCAACGGTGACCAGGAAGCCGACCGCTACGAGACCTTCTGCAATCTCTTCGCGCAAACGGCCGAAACCCGCGAGTTCCCGAACTCGATGAAGCTCGGCCCTGACGGCTCCTTTTACCTCTCCAAAGGAGGCCAAGAAGGCACCACTTATGGCAAGCACAACGGCACCGTGCTGAAGGTGGCTCCCGATGGCAAATCCTTCGAGGTCATCGGCCACGGTCTGCGTCAGCCATTCATTGGCGTGAATCCCAAAACAGGCCTCGTGACCGCCAGTGATCAGCAGGGCAACTACGTGCCTTCGACCCCGATCCACATCATCGAGAAAAACCAATTTTACGGTCACCTCCCCACCATTGCGCCAGAGGAACAATACAAGGAGCCGATTGCTGAGCCGCTGGTCTGGATTCCCCATCCCGTGAACCCCAGCGGTGCCACCCAGACCTGGCTCATGGATGCCAAGATGGGACCCGTGAATGGCGAACTCATCCATGTGGGCTACAATCGACCTGAACTCTTCCGTGTGCTGATGAATACACGTTTCCAGCGTCCTCAAGCTGCGGTCATGAGCTTCAGCCGCGACTTCGATTTCGGCCCCCTCAACGCCACGGTCAACCCGGCGGATGGTCAGCTCTACGTCATGGGTTTCCAAGTCTGGGGCACCACCGCGAAAAAGCTGAGCGGTCTGGTGCGCCTGCGCTACACGGACAAACCGCGTGTGTTGCTGAAAGAAGTCACGCCCACAGACAAGGGGCTGCTGCTGCACTTCAATGCCAAGCTGAATGAAAAGCTGGCCACCGATCCCGCCAACTACAGTGCGGAACGCTGGAACTACAAGCGCACCCACGACTACGGATCTCCACACTTAAAGTTAGACGGCAGCACCGGCCAGGAATGGATCACCCCGAGCAGCGCCTACCTCAGCCAGGATGGCATGAGCGTACTGGTGGGTATTGCCGATATGAAAGCCGGGGTGCATCAGATGCGCATCGGCTGGGGGCTGGAAAGTGCGGATGGCCTCAAAGCCGCCAACACTGCCTATTTCAGTCCCTGGGAGTTGGCGACTTTCGATCCCGTGAAAGAAGGCTTTGGCAACATCACCGTGGATCTCACCCCGCGCAAAACGGAGACCGTCGCCCTGGCCAAACCCACCGTCGAGGAAGGCGCCAAGCTGTATCAAATGATCGGCTGCATGGCCTGCCACAGCATCGATGGCAGCACCGTCGGCAAGGTCGGTCCGAGCTGGAAAGGCATCTACGGCACGGAGCGCATCCTGGGCAAAGGTGGCAAGTCCGTCATCGCTGATGAAGCCTACCTGCGCGAGTCCATCGTCAACCCCAGCGCCAAGGTTGTGAAAGGCTTCGAGAAATTCGATACCGGCATGCCCATCTATGCCGGGATTCTCAATGATAGCCAGATCGATAGCCTCGTGCTGTATATCAAGAGTCTGAAGTAA
- a CDS encoding sulfatase-like hydrolase/transferase: MISIGEVKITDKNASAHRFGDGMRLLILLLALGPFISAWAKPNIVIFYLDDMGWAQPGAYGGKLAPTPNMDSLVANGVRFTNGYSSACVCSPGRVGLMTGRYQSRTGHDANVGREGRELLLSEVTMAQHLKPAGYTTGIVGKWHLGDTSPQFMPQARGFDFAMGTVGNLGEGEGPTFYRDNELLPELDGAPITSPIYAKEACGFIESNKDKPFFLYLSFNAVHTPHVASQKWLDKFQDLDRRTGAYAALIAEADEAIGTVMTKLRELALEENTLIFCISDNGGAAAQAEQMGLRGSKWFVWEGGIRVTWIAQWKGTIPGNRVVNDPVIQLDVLPTALAAAGAEKPKVELDGVNLLPLLEGQEEKLAPRELYFRFGVQHAVRQGDWKLVKASQAMEPMLVNLAQDPGEQNDLSAAHPEKKAELTTLFDKWNATMQSPRWEDKRWNGEPRRQGEKKKRKNKKADAE, from the coding sequence ATGATCAGCATCGGTGAAGTGAAGATCACCGATAAAAACGCCTCAGCACATCGTTTTGGCGATGGCATGCGACTCCTCATCCTCCTTCTCGCGCTCGGTCCGTTCATCTCCGCTTGGGCAAAGCCTAACATCGTCATCTTTTACCTGGATGACATGGGCTGGGCGCAGCCGGGGGCTTATGGAGGCAAACTGGCCCCGACGCCGAACATGGACTCGCTCGTTGCCAACGGAGTGCGTTTCACCAACGGCTACTCCAGCGCCTGTGTGTGTTCTCCAGGGCGTGTCGGACTCATGACCGGGCGTTATCAATCCCGCACCGGTCATGATGCCAATGTGGGACGTGAAGGCCGTGAACTGCTGCTGAGCGAAGTCACCATGGCCCAACATCTCAAGCCTGCGGGCTACACCACGGGCATCGTCGGTAAATGGCACCTGGGCGATACCAGCCCGCAGTTCATGCCCCAGGCGCGGGGCTTTGATTTCGCCATGGGCACCGTGGGGAATCTCGGCGAAGGTGAAGGCCCAACCTTTTACCGAGATAATGAACTCCTCCCTGAGCTGGACGGAGCACCCATCACCTCACCCATCTATGCCAAAGAAGCTTGTGGCTTCATCGAGTCGAACAAGGACAAGCCCTTCTTTCTCTACCTCTCCTTCAACGCCGTGCACACGCCCCATGTCGCTTCGCAAAAGTGGCTGGATAAGTTCCAAGACCTCGACCGCCGCACCGGTGCCTATGCCGCCCTCATCGCCGAAGCGGACGAAGCCATCGGCACCGTGATGACGAAGTTACGTGAACTGGCTCTGGAGGAAAACACCCTCATCTTCTGCATCAGTGACAACGGCGGTGCCGCAGCCCAGGCGGAACAAATGGGCCTGCGTGGCTCCAAGTGGTTCGTCTGGGAGGGAGGTATCCGTGTCACCTGGATCGCGCAATGGAAGGGCACCATTCCTGGCAACCGTGTGGTGAATGATCCGGTGATCCAATTGGATGTATTGCCCACCGCCCTTGCCGCCGCAGGGGCTGAGAAACCGAAGGTGGAGCTGGATGGCGTGAATCTGCTGCCGCTGCTGGAAGGCCAAGAAGAAAAACTCGCCCCGCGTGAACTCTACTTCCGCTTCGGCGTTCAGCATGCCGTCAGACAGGGCGATTGGAAACTGGTGAAAGCTTCCCAAGCCATGGAACCCATGCTGGTGAATCTAGCTCAGGATCCCGGCGAACAAAACGATCTCAGCGCAGCTCATCCCGAGAAGAAAGCCGAACTCACCACTCTCTTTGACAAGTGGAATGCTACCATGCAGTCGCCACGTTGGGAAGACAAACGCTGGAACGGCGAACCTCGCCGCCAGGGCGAGAAGAAGAAACGGAAGAATAAAAAGGCCGACGCTGAATGA